In Citrobacter sp. RHB25-C09, the following proteins share a genomic window:
- the plsC gene encoding 1-acylglycerol-3-phosphate O-acyltransferase, translated as MLFIFRFIITVIYSILVCVFGCIYCLFSPRNPKHVATFGHMFGRLSPIFGLKVECRKPEDAESYGNAIYIANHQNNYDMVTAANIVQPPTVTVGKKSLLWVPFFGLLYWLTGNLLIDRNNRAKAHGTIAEVVNHFKKRRISIWMFPEGTRSRGRGLLPFKTGAFHAAIAAGVPIIPVCVSNTSNKINLNRLKNGLVIVEMLPPVDVSQYGKDQVRELAAHCRSLMEQKIAELDKEVAEREASGNV; from the coding sequence ATGCTATTTATTTTTCGATTTATTATTACCGTAATTTATTCCATTCTGGTCTGTGTTTTCGGTTGCATTTACTGCCTGTTCAGCCCGCGTAATCCTAAACACGTTGCCACCTTCGGCCATATGTTTGGTCGTCTGTCGCCGATCTTTGGTCTGAAAGTGGAGTGCCGTAAGCCAGAGGACGCCGAAAGTTACGGTAATGCTATCTATATCGCTAACCATCAGAACAACTATGACATGGTGACGGCAGCGAATATCGTTCAGCCGCCAACCGTGACGGTCGGAAAGAAAAGCCTGCTGTGGGTCCCGTTTTTTGGCCTGTTGTACTGGCTAACGGGTAACCTGTTGATTGACCGTAATAACCGCGCGAAAGCCCACGGCACCATTGCGGAAGTGGTGAACCATTTTAAAAAGCGACGTATTTCAATCTGGATGTTCCCGGAAGGGACCCGTAGCCGTGGCCGTGGTCTGCTGCCGTTTAAAACCGGTGCCTTTCATGCTGCCATTGCCGCAGGGGTACCTATTATTCCTGTGTGCGTTTCCAATACCTCGAATAAAATTAACCTGAACCGACTGAAAAATGGTCTGGTGATCGTCGAGATGCTACCGCCGGTAGATGTCAGCCAGTACGGTAAAGATCAGGTCCGGGAACTGGCCGCACACTGCCGCTCGTTAATGGAGCAGAAGATCGCTGAGCTCGATAAAGAAGTCGCCGAGCGAGAAGCCTCCGGTAACGTTTAA
- a CDS encoding YgiQ family radical SAM protein: protein MSAISLIQPDRDLFSWPQYWAACFGPAPFLPMSRDEMDQLGWDSCDIILVTGDAYVDHPSFGMAICGRMLEAQGFRVGIIAQPDWNSKDDFMRLGKPNLFFGVTAGNMDSMINRYTADRRLRHDDAYTPDNVAGKRPDRATLVYTQRCKEAWKDVPVILGGIEASLRRTAHYDYWSDTVRRSVLVDSKADMLMFGNGERPLVEVAHRLAMGETIDQIRDVRNTAIMVKEALPGWSGVDSTRLDTPGKIDPIPHPYGEDLPCADNKPVAPKKQEAKAITVQPARPKPWEKTYVLLPSFEKVKGDKVLYAHASRILHHETNPGCARALMQKHGDRYIWINPPAIPLSTEEMDSVFALPYKRVPHPAYGTSRIPAYEMIRFSVNIMRGCFGGCSFCSITEHEGRIIQSRSEDSIINEIEAIRDTVPGFTGVISDLGGPTANMYMLRCKSPRAEQTCRRLSCVYPDICPHMDTNHEPTINLYRRARDLKGIKKILIASGVRYDIAVEDPRYIKELASHHVGGYLKIAPEHTEEGPLSKMMKPGMGSYDRFKELFDLYSKQAGKEQYLIPYFISAHPGTRDEDMVNLALWLKKHRFRLDQVQNFYPSPLANSTTMYYTGKNPLGKIGYKSEDVVVPKGDKQRRLHKALLRYHDPANWPMIRQALEEMGKKHLIGGRRDCLVPAPTLEEMREARRQNRNTRPALTKHTPVAHQRQTLAANKKRGKVAGR from the coding sequence ATGAGCGCAATATCCCTGATCCAGCCAGACAGAGATCTCTTCTCCTGGCCTCAGTACTGGGCGGCCTGTTTTGGTCCTGCTCCTTTTTTGCCGATGTCTCGCGACGAAATGGATCAACTTGGCTGGGATAGCTGCGACATTATTTTGGTAACCGGTGACGCGTATGTCGATCACCCAAGCTTTGGCATGGCGATCTGTGGTCGTATGCTGGAAGCGCAAGGGTTCCGCGTAGGGATCATTGCCCAACCGGACTGGAACAGTAAAGACGACTTTATGCGTCTGGGAAAACCGAACCTGTTCTTTGGGGTTACCGCCGGAAATATGGACTCGATGATCAACCGCTACACGGCGGATCGTCGACTGCGCCATGATGACGCCTACACCCCGGATAACGTCGCGGGCAAGCGTCCGGACCGCGCTACGCTGGTCTATACCCAGCGTTGCAAAGAAGCGTGGAAAGATGTGCCGGTGATCCTTGGCGGAATCGAAGCCAGCCTGCGCCGTACTGCGCATTATGATTACTGGTCTGATACGGTACGCCGTTCGGTACTGGTAGATTCCAAAGCCGACATGCTGATGTTCGGCAACGGTGAGCGTCCACTGGTGGAAGTGGCACATCGTCTGGCGATGGGTGAAACCATCGATCAGATCCGCGACGTGCGTAATACCGCGATTATGGTGAAAGAAGCCCTGCCGGGCTGGAGCGGTGTCGACTCCACGCGTCTGGATACGCCGGGCAAAATCGACCCGATCCCACACCCGTATGGCGAAGATTTACCGTGTGCAGATAACAAACCGGTCGCGCCGAAAAAGCAGGAGGCGAAAGCCATTACTGTGCAACCGGCGCGCCCTAAGCCGTGGGAGAAGACCTACGTTCTGCTGCCTTCTTTTGAGAAAGTGAAGGGCGATAAGGTACTGTACGCCCACGCTTCGCGCATTCTCCACCATGAAACCAACCCTGGCTGCGCCCGCGCGCTGATGCAAAAGCACGGTGACCGCTATATCTGGATTAACCCGCCGGCGATCCCGCTCTCAACCGAAGAGATGGACAGCGTTTTTGCACTGCCTTATAAGCGTGTGCCGCACCCTGCGTATGGTACGAGCCGTATTCCTGCCTACGAGATGATCCGCTTCTCGGTCAATATCATGCGCGGCTGCTTTGGCGGCTGTTCATTCTGTTCGATCACCGAACACGAAGGGCGCATTATCCAGAGTCGCTCTGAAGATTCGATCATCAATGAGATCGAAGCGATCCGCGATACCGTGCCGGGCTTTACCGGGGTGATCTCCGATCTTGGCGGACCGACGGCTAACATGTACATGCTGCGCTGTAAGTCTCCGCGCGCGGAGCAGACCTGCCGCCGTTTGTCGTGCGTTTATCCGGATATTTGTCCGCATATGGATACTAACCATGAGCCGACGATCAATCTCTACCGCCGCGCCCGCGATCTAAAAGGCATCAAGAAGATCCTCATCGCCTCTGGCGTGCGCTACGACATCGCCGTGGAAGATCCTCGCTATATCAAAGAGCTGGCGAGCCACCACGTAGGCGGTTATCTGAAGATTGCCCCAGAACATACGGAAGAAGGGCCGCTATCGAAGATGATGAAGCCGGGCATGGGCAGCTATGACCGCTTCAAAGAGCTGTTTGATCTCTACTCGAAGCAGGCCGGGAAAGAGCAGTACCTGATCCCGTACTTTATCTCTGCGCACCCTGGGACGCGTGACGAAGATATGGTGAACCTGGCGCTGTGGCTGAAGAAGCACCGTTTCCGCCTGGATCAGGTGCAGAACTTCTACCCGTCACCGCTGGCGAACTCAACGACCATGTATTACACCGGCAAGAACCCGCTGGGTAAAATTGGTTATAAGAGTGAAGATGTGGTGGTGCCGAAAGGGGACAAACAGCGTCGTCTGCATAAGGCGCTGCTGCGTTATCACGATCCTGCCAACTGGCCGATGATCCGTCAGGCGCTGGAAGAGATGGGTAAAAAGCACCTGATCGGCGGACGCCGGGACTGTTTGGTACCCGCGCCAACGCTGGAAGAGATGCGCGAAGCGCGTCGTCAGAACCGCAATACCCGTCCGGCACTGACCA
- the qseB gene encoding quorum sensing response regulator transcription factor QseB: MRILLIEDDLLIGDGIKTGLSKMGFCVDWFTEGRQGKEALYSAPYDAVILDLTLPGIDGRDILRDWREQGKHEPVLILTARDALAERVEGLRLGADDYLCKPFALIEVAARLEALMRRASGQASSDLSHGQVTLNPGDRVATLAGVPLALKPKEFALLELLMRNKGRVLPRKLIEEKLYNWDEEVTSNAVEVHVHHLRRKLGSDFIRTVHGIGYTLGEA; encoded by the coding sequence ATGCGAATTTTACTGATTGAGGACGATCTGTTAATTGGTGATGGTATCAAGACAGGTCTAAGTAAAATGGGCTTTTGCGTCGACTGGTTCACCGAAGGGCGTCAGGGTAAAGAAGCGCTGTATAGCGCCCCTTATGATGCGGTGATCCTGGACCTTACGCTGCCGGGTATCGATGGGCGAGATATTTTGCGCGACTGGCGTGAGCAAGGAAAGCATGAACCGGTCCTGATTTTAACGGCACGTGATGCACTGGCTGAACGGGTCGAAGGGCTGCGCCTTGGTGCGGATGATTATCTGTGTAAACCGTTCGCTCTCATTGAGGTTGCCGCCCGACTGGAGGCGTTGATGCGCCGCGCCAGCGGCCAGGCCAGCAGCGACCTGAGTCACGGACAGGTCACGTTAAACCCTGGCGATCGTGTCGCCACGCTCGCAGGCGTTCCGTTAGCGCTAAAACCAAAAGAGTTCGCGCTGCTGGAACTGCTAATGCGCAATAAAGGTCGCGTACTGCCCAGAAAGCTCATCGAAGAGAAGCTGTATAACTGGGATGAAGAAGTGACCAGTAATGCCGTTGAAGTTCACGTTCACCATCTGCGCCGTAAACTGGGCAGTGATTTTATTCGTACCGTCCACGGGATCGGCTACACGCTTGGCGAGGCATAA
- a CDS encoding YgiW/YdeI family stress tolerance OB fold protein: MKKLAAMFAVFALCTAPVFAAQQGGFSGPTATQTQSGGFVGPNGSSATVESAKSLRDDTWVTLRGNIVERISDDLYLFKDSTGTINVDIDHKRWNGVTVTPQDTVEIQGEVDKDWNSVEIDVKQIKKVSK, encoded by the coding sequence ATGAAGAAACTGGCTGCTATGTTTGCCGTATTCGCACTCTGTACTGCCCCGGTTTTTGCGGCGCAGCAGGGCGGTTTTTCCGGCCCAACCGCAACGCAAACCCAGAGCGGTGGATTTGTGGGACCTAACGGCAGTAGCGCGACGGTAGAAAGCGCGAAATCACTGCGTGATGATACCTGGGTAACGTTGCGTGGCAACATCGTCGAGCGCATCTCGGACGATCTCTATCTGTTCAAGGATTCCACGGGCACCATCAATGTCGATATCGACCACAAACGCTGGAATGGCGTGACGGTAACCCCGCAGGATACCGTTGAAATTCAGGGCGAAGTGGACAAAGACTGGAATTCCGTTGAAATAGACGTGAAGCAAATCAAGAAAGTCAGCAAATAA
- the ftsP gene encoding cell division protein FtsP, with protein MSLSRRQFIQASGIALCAGAVPLRANAAGQQPPLPVPPLLESRRGQPLFMTLQRTHWSFTQGSRASVWGINGRYLGPTIRVWKGDDVKLIYSNRLAENVSMTIAGLQVPGPLMGGPARMMTPNADWAPVLPVRQNAATLWYHANTPNRTAQQVYNGLAGMWLVEDEISKSLPIPNHYGVDDFPVIIQDKRLDNFGTPEYSEPGSGGFVGDTLLVNGAQSPYVEVSRGWVRLRLLNASNARRYQLQMSDGRALHVISGDQGFLPAPVSVKQLSLAPGERREILVDMTNGDEVSITCGEAASIVDRIRGFFEPSSILVSTLVLTLRPTGLLPLVTDSLPMRLLPTDIISGAPIRSRDISLGDDPGINGQLWDVSRIDITAQQGTWERWTVRADMPQSFHIEGVAFLVRNVNGAMPFPEDRGWKDTVWVDGQVELLVYYGQPSWAHFPFYFNSQTLEMADRGSIGQLLVNPAP; from the coding sequence ATGTCACTCAGTCGGCGTCAGTTCATTCAGGCTTCGGGAATCGCACTGTGTGCCGGTGCTGTTCCGCTGAGGGCCAATGCTGCCGGTCAGCAACCGCCGCTGCCCGTTCCGCCGCTACTGGAGTCCCGCCGCGGGCAACCGTTGTTCATGACGTTGCAGCGCACGCACTGGTCCTTTACTCAGGGAAGTCGCGCGTCGGTGTGGGGCATTAACGGACGCTATCTGGGGCCAACGATCCGCGTCTGGAAAGGGGACGACGTTAAGCTGATTTACAGCAACCGCCTGGCGGAGAACGTCTCCATGACCATTGCCGGGTTGCAGGTTCCGGGGCCGCTGATGGGCGGTCCGGCACGAATGATGACGCCAAATGCGGACTGGGCGCCGGTGCTGCCGGTTCGCCAGAATGCCGCCACGTTGTGGTATCACGCCAACACGCCAAACCGCACCGCGCAGCAGGTTTACAACGGTCTGGCGGGTATGTGGCTGGTGGAAGATGAGATCAGCAAATCTCTGCCTATCCCCAATCATTATGGCGTTGATGACTTCCCGGTCATTATCCAGGATAAGCGCCTGGATAACTTCGGCACGCCGGAATACAGCGAACCCGGAAGCGGCGGCTTTGTTGGCGACACGCTGCTGGTCAATGGTGCGCAGAGCCCTTACGTTGAAGTTTCCCGTGGCTGGGTGCGTCTGCGTTTGCTGAACGCCTCAAATGCGCGCCGTTATCAATTACAAATGAGCGATGGCCGCGCCCTGCACGTGATCTCTGGCGATCAAGGCTTTTTGCCAGCCCCGGTATCGGTGAAGCAACTGTCGCTGGCACCGGGTGAGCGCCGGGAAATACTGGTCGATATGACCAACGGTGATGAAGTATCGATTACCTGTGGTGAGGCGGCGAGCATTGTCGACCGGATCCGGGGCTTCTTCGAACCTTCCAGTATTCTGGTTTCAACACTGGTGCTAACGCTGCGTCCGACCGGCCTGTTGCCGCTGGTCACCGACAGCCTGCCGATGCGCCTGCTGCCTACGGATATCATCAGCGGCGCGCCGATCCGCAGCCGTGATATCAGCCTGGGCGACGATCCTGGCATTAACGGCCAGCTCTGGGATGTGAGCCGTATTGATATCACTGCGCAGCAGGGTACCTGGGAACGCTGGACGGTGCGCGCCGATATGCCGCAGTCGTTTCACATTGAGGGTGTCGCGTTCCTTGTGCGTAACGTCAATGGCGCAATGCCGTTCCCGGAAGATCGCGGCTGGAAAGACACCGTCTGGGTCGATGGTCAGGTCGAACTGTTGGTCTATTACGGACAGCCTTCCTGGGCGCACTTCCCGTTCTACTTCAACAGCCAGACGCTGGAAATGGCGGACCGTGGCTCTATCGGACAGCTCCTGGTGAATCCGGCCCCGTAA
- the parC gene encoding DNA topoisomerase IV subunit A encodes MSDMAERLALHEFTENAYLNYSMYVIMDRALPFIGDGLKPVQRRIVYAMSELGLNASAKFKKSARTVGDVLGKYHPHGDSACYEAMVLMAQPFSYRYPLVDGQGNWGAPDDPKSFAAMRYTESRLSKYAEVLLSELGQGTADWVPNFDGTMQEPKMLPARLPNILLNGTTGIAVGMATDIPPHNLREVAKAAITLIEQPKTTLDELLDIVQGPDYPTEAEIITSRAEIRKIYENGRGSVRMRAVWTKEDGAVVITALPHQVSGAKVLEQIAAQMRNKKLPMVDDLRDESDHENPTRLVVVPRSNRVDMEQVMNHLFATTDLEKSYRINLNMIGLDGRPAVKNLLEILTEWLAFRRDTVRRRLNYRLEKVLKRLHILEGLLIAFLNIDEVIEIIRTEDEPKPALMSRFGISETQAEAILELKLRHLAKLEEMKIRGEQDELAKERDQLQGILASERKMNTLLKKELQADSDAYGDDRRSPLQEREEAKAMSEHDMLPSEPVTIVLSQMGWVRSAKGHDIDAQGLSYKAGDSYKAAVKGKSNQPVVFIDTTGRSYAIDPITLPSARGQGEPLTGKLTLPPGATVEHMLMEGDEQKLLMASDAGYGFVCTFNDLVARNRAGKALITLPENAHVMPPVVIEDDADMLLAITQAGRMLMFPVSDLPELSKGKGNKIINIPSAEAAKGEDGLALLYVLPPQSTLTIHVGKRKIKLRPEELQKVAGERGRRGTLMRGLQRIDRIDIDSPRRAGQGDSEE; translated from the coding sequence ATGAGCGATATGGCAGAGCGCCTCGCGCTACATGAATTCACGGAAAACGCATATCTGAATTACTCCATGTACGTCATCATGGACAGGGCGTTGCCGTTTATTGGAGATGGTCTGAAACCCGTTCAGCGCCGCATTGTGTATGCGATGTCCGAACTGGGGCTAAATGCCAGCGCCAAATTTAAAAAATCCGCCCGTACCGTGGGTGACGTGCTGGGTAAATACCATCCGCACGGCGACAGCGCCTGCTATGAAGCGATGGTGCTGATGGCGCAGCCGTTCTCTTACCGTTACCCGCTGGTGGATGGCCAGGGGAACTGGGGGGCGCCAGACGATCCGAAATCGTTCGCGGCAATGCGTTATACCGAGTCACGCCTGTCGAAATATGCCGAAGTGCTGCTGAGCGAACTGGGCCAGGGCACGGCGGACTGGGTCCCTAACTTCGACGGGACGATGCAGGAGCCAAAAATGCTGCCTGCGCGTCTGCCAAACATTCTGTTAAACGGTACAACCGGTATCGCCGTCGGTATGGCGACGGATATCCCGCCGCATAACCTGCGTGAAGTCGCAAAAGCCGCTATCACTCTGATTGAGCAGCCGAAAACCACGCTGGATGAGCTGCTGGATATTGTGCAGGGGCCGGATTACCCGACCGAAGCGGAAATCATCACCTCGCGCGCCGAAATTCGTAAGATTTACGAAAATGGTCGCGGCTCTGTGCGTATGCGTGCGGTGTGGACCAAAGAAGACGGTGCGGTCGTTATTACCGCACTGCCGCATCAGGTTTCCGGCGCGAAAGTGCTGGAACAGATTGCCGCCCAGATGCGCAATAAAAAACTGCCGATGGTCGACGATCTGCGTGACGAGTCTGACCACGAAAACCCGACCCGTCTGGTTGTCGTGCCGCGTTCCAACCGCGTGGATATGGAACAGGTCATGAACCACCTGTTTGCCACCACCGACCTGGAAAAAAGCTATCGCATCAACCTGAATATGATCGGTCTGGACGGTCGCCCGGCGGTGAAAAACCTGCTGGAAATTCTCACCGAATGGCTGGCGTTCCGCCGCGATACCGTGCGCCGCCGTCTGAACTATCGTCTTGAGAAAGTCCTTAAACGTCTGCATATCCTTGAAGGCTTGCTGATAGCGTTCCTTAATATCGACGAAGTGATTGAAATCATTCGCACCGAGGATGAGCCGAAACCCGCGTTGATGTCGCGGTTTGGTATCAGCGAAACCCAGGCCGAAGCCATTCTTGAACTGAAACTGCGCCATCTTGCCAAACTGGAAGAGATGAAGATTCGCGGTGAACAGGACGAACTGGCGAAAGAACGCGATCAGTTGCAGGGTATCCTGGCGTCTGAACGCAAAATGAATACGCTGCTGAAGAAAGAGCTGCAGGCAGACTCTGACGCCTATGGCGACGATCGCCGTTCTCCGCTGCAAGAGCGTGAAGAAGCGAAAGCGATGAGCGAGCACGACATGCTGCCTTCTGAGCCAGTCACCATTGTGCTGTCACAGATGGGCTGGGTGCGCAGTGCGAAAGGCCATGATATCGACGCCCAGGGGCTGAGCTATAAAGCCGGCGACAGCTATAAAGCGGCGGTGAAAGGTAAGAGCAACCAGCCGGTGGTGTTTATTGATACCACCGGACGCAGTTACGCCATTGATCCGATTACCCTGCCGTCGGCGCGCGGGCAGGGCGAACCGCTGACCGGTAAGCTGACCTTGCCGCCAGGCGCGACCGTTGAGCATATGCTGATGGAAGGTGACGAGCAGAAGCTGCTGATGGCGTCAGATGCGGGCTACGGTTTTGTCTGTACCTTCAACGATCTGGTTGCGCGTAACCGTGCTGGTAAGGCGCTCATTACGCTGCCGGAAAACGCCCACGTGATGCCGCCCGTCGTCATTGAAGATGATGCTGACATGCTGCTGGCAATCACCCAGGCAGGGCGCATGCTAATGTTCCCGGTCAGCGATCTACCGGAGCTGTCAAAAGGTAAAGGCAACAAGATCATCAATATCCCATCAGCGGAAGCGGCGAAAGGGGAAGATGGGCTGGCACTGCTCTACGTTCTGCCGCCGCAAAGCACCCTGACCATTCACGTCGGCAAGCGCAAGATCAAACTGCGTCCGGAAGAATTGCAGAAGGTGGCCGGCGAGCGTGGACGTCGCGGTACGTTGATGCGCGGTTTACAGCGTATCGATCGTATCGATATTGATTCGCCACGTCGTGCAGGTCAGGGCGACAGCGAAGAGTAA